GGAAGGCAGTAATATGGCCGTTTGTGTTTTTAGTGCGTGTTTACCAGACCGTGCTCTCCCCTATCCTGCCCTCAGCCTGCCGCTTCCAGCCTACATGTTCGTCATATATGATTGAAGCTTTACAGGTGCATGGCGTTTTTAAGGGATTGTATTTAGGGACGAAGAGGATCATCAGTTGCAATCCGTGGGGACCTTCAGGATATGATCCGGTACCGCAGAAAAAATGCACCGGAAAACATTAACCTTAATTTTAGTAAACCTTAAGCCGTAAATCCTATTTTTACAACGCTAAAAATCCAAACCAAATTATGACTCCATTTTTATCAATCGTCTGGAACCAGTCGGAAGGCATTGACCTCGGTTTTTTTACAGTGCGTTATT
This genomic stretch from Flavobacterium pallidum harbors:
- the yidD gene encoding membrane protein insertion efficiency factor YidD, with the translated sequence MHFRKAVIWPFVFLVRVYQTVLSPILPSACRFQPTCSSYMIEALQVHGVFKGLYLGTKRIISCNPWGPSGYDPVPQKKCTGKH